The following are encoded together in the Flavobacterium sp. TR2 genome:
- the prfH gene encoding peptide chain release factor H, translating to MERIIQITAGRGPAECTWVVAQVLKKVLEEAQDQKLETVLLQREPGTENGTIETASIAIKGKSVDQFVKSWTGTIQWIGQSQFRKMHKRKNWFIGIFEIEPQQNSSISENDIQYQAMRSSGAGGQHINKVSSAIRATHIPTGIAVVAMDSRSQHQNKKLATERLLKKLEEEKLIQLKNHVGKQWENQLHVERGNPVRIFTGSDFKKNKVEKSYKGTRQKLKSDLRNEHN from the coding sequence ATGGAAAGAATAATTCAGATAACAGCGGGTCGCGGACCCGCAGAATGCACATGGGTTGTTGCCCAAGTGCTTAAAAAAGTTTTGGAAGAGGCTCAGGATCAAAAATTAGAAACTGTTTTGCTCCAAAGAGAACCGGGAACTGAAAACGGAACAATTGAAACAGCATCGATTGCTATAAAAGGAAAGAGTGTAGATCAGTTTGTGAAATCCTGGACAGGCACCATTCAATGGATTGGCCAGAGCCAGTTTAGGAAGATGCATAAACGCAAAAACTGGTTTATAGGAATTTTTGAAATCGAACCGCAGCAAAATAGTTCAATTTCGGAAAATGATATTCAGTATCAGGCCATGCGAAGCTCTGGAGCGGGAGGACAGCATATAAATAAAGTAAGTTCGGCAATTCGGGCGACTCATATTCCTACTGGAATTGCGGTTGTTGCTATGGACAGCCGTTCGCAGCATCAAAACAAAAAACTGGCAACAGAAAGATTATTAAAAAAATTAGAAGAGGAAAAATTGATTCAGCTTAAAAATCATGTGGGAAAACAATGGGAAAATCAGCTTCATGTAGAGCGCGGAAATCCTGTGAGAATTTTCACAGGTAGCGATTTTAAAAAGAATAAAGTAGAGAAAAGCTACAAAGGGACTCGTCAGAAATTAAAAAGTGATTTACGAAATGAGCATAATTAA